CCAAGAGTGGATTCTTTTCGGAACTCCATCTCGGTATCTCCGACTTCCTTTCAGTTTACTTGGAGGGAGGTGCGAGCCTCGCGTTTTGTTAAGTAGTGTTTAAAGGGTGTGTACTCGGCaggcttctctccgttccaACTCGTCTGATCCTAAGTTCACAGTGAATTATATAGATACAAGAAACATGACACGAATCATTAGATCTTTATAAATGGCAAAACCGCGTGAGTTCCGATCTGTTGGTGGGGAATACCAATAGTACTTCGCTGAGATAGATATTACAGCGTAGAACTGTGTAAATAGTGTTGTGTTCAGACACAAGGAACTGGGCAAGCATCACTCCATCTGCATAAGCAACAAAAAGAATCTCaacgtttctcttcttgaaACGCTTGTTGTGTAGAGTCTGCGCCTTTCATTGATTAGTTCGGGTCTGATCGTTCCGCCAACCAAAAGCCGTCGCCAGTTTGAACAAACGTTCCCGCAGAAAAAGGCGGCTTATGCTCGTTGTCCCTCTATACGGTCAAAAAAATGAATTTCGATCGTTTGTGGACTCGTGCTGTATGTTGGTGGTGAAGAGGGAAGGTGCAGGACTGTGATGCCCCAGTCCAGCGCTTTGACGGCAGCTCGGGTTTGGCtgtggagaaacggaagctCTCCTTTGAAAAGCTCGATTTTTTCCATGATACGTTGTAATTCACAGGGCCACCTTCCAATGTCACTCACTCACACAAGGCAAGTGTCTAAAGCAGAGATGCAAGCGTTGCCATCGGCGTCTGTGGCGAAGCAACAGACCTGGGGTGTTCTGTAGAAATGGCGGATGAAAATTTCGCATCTTTCGCACATGAGTCTGGCGCTGGACACAGACCTGTTCTGCGCCATGTTGTAATGCtacacagagaagcagggtAATCTGTGGACGAATCAGTTGACTGGAATAGAGTTCTCCATAACAAAGCTGTCGTTCACAAGTCACTGCACCGCTATATATAATTACTTTTCAGAGATAGAATGTAACGCCGGCCCTTACCCATCTCGGCTGCGTCTTCCCGAAAGCTGGCCATGACATGGGATGCTAATGGAAGGGTTCTATACATCTTTGGGTAAAATCGGTTGACTCGGAGGGTTTCTGAGTGCTATGCTTGTTCGCTATGACCTCTGTTGTCAATATTCACTTCCGTACCGCAGCGAGCAGTTGGGACGAGCGAAGAAATGCTGCGTACAGTTATGGACCGACCCTCTCTCTGGCTTTAGGAGTATCACATAGAGAAGGGAATGTCAGTGGACGGCATCTTTCGACGAGAAGCTTCCTGATTTTATCCAGATGCACCTCAGGCGCCATGACCTTGGTATTTCCCCGCAGTCCAGATCATCTACACCAACGTTCTTGCAGCAGGGATTCGGAGAGTGCGCGCTACTGTTTGCTGCTCTTACAGCTGAAACAATGTGAAGCTACGCTCTTCCTTTAACCACATTTTCACGCTATCTGCTCGAAAGAGTCTGTTGTCTTGTCTGATTGCTTGCTCAACGACACCACCACCGCACACCGTTCATGTGTCTACGCTAGACTCAGACGTCGGCAGCCTTTCGCATGTGTAAACGTAAATTAGAGGCAAACATTCGATGTTACGtcttccgttttctgccCATTTTGCCCGTTCTGCACCTTTTGGGCCACTCTAGTCGAACGAAAACCCCGCTTTTCCTTTTACCGCGCCGGCTTTTCTTGACACGCATGCACGGCTTTTCGATCAACACACTTCTTGCGGCATTTCGGCGTACCGTCGACTCGTTTTTTATCGCCTTTCTTCCACGCCTCCGTaacttttttctttcgttcgtTATCGCAACAGAGAGGCAACTTCGAAAGTGCTTCTTTACCGTCCTCTGTGTCAACTTGCTTCTTCGTTACTTCTTTGACGCATCGCAAACGCTCGTGTTGCACGCTGGCAAGCCAGGCGCTGCGACAAGTTCGActtccgcttttctccgcCATTGGCTTTTCTCGACGGGGAGCTTTTCCTGGCCAAGaccgtgtctccttttgctGTCGTCTTCGTGTGTGCTTTGTCTTGGTTATCTTTCCGCCCCTACGTTTGAAACGAGTCCTATTGACATATCGCGAGTCTTTCTTGCCGCGTTTTTCGTAGCAATTCTCCAGGGcggttcttttctttcttgctgctctctgtctctctctgctctctctgctctctctgtctctctctcctgtctgtctaCTACTACTGCTTTTCCTGTTCCTTTCGACCTCCGTTTATGCCCTCGCTCGTTCGCAACCcattctgtgtctccgcaagcagcttcttctcaTCCATGTCGGCTGTAGGCGCCTCAGACGAGCAGACAGACCGAGCCTCGTCGCAGACGCGCGagctctctcgttctttcgtCACGCGTTGACGCGttggaagaggaaacaagagaatGCGTCAAGCcatcgaaggagagagcaacATTCAACTGCgcagcgagacgcagaaggggGAATGAGGATGCAGTggcggcttcttcgcggtCCGTTCAGTTGGCGTACgcagctgcctctctccactcggTGGACGATAAAGAAGGCACTTGGAACGACAGAGGGAAAGCGGGGACGGAGAACGGAACCCAGAAAAGCAGCCAAAGGTCGGAATCCTCGGCGTTGAAGGAAAAACAGTACCGAGTGGGACGAGAAGGAccgacgagaaacagaggtcGTCTCGCTTTTTTGTCCTCCAGCGACTCAAGTCCCCGCTTCCacgtgtctcctgtctctccgtctcctccccACATGTGTTTCTTCGCCCTCTGCAGTCTGTCTCCTGGAACGACCCGCGAGGAAATGGGGAGAAGCCCCAGCGTCTGGTCCGCTGTGCATCCGCCGACTACAccccagagagaaaaagatggaCAGAAGGCGGACGCCGgtcgagaagaacggaggcgCGGTGGATGAGGAAAATACCAAGGCGTCCGGAAGACAGCCGCAACGAAAAGGCAGAACGAACGAGAAGTTTTCTACGCAGCTGGATCGCCAACCCCCCCACTCCCAtgctctcgcctccacctcttcttcttcctcttcttcttcctcttcttcctcttcttcttcgtcttcttctccctgtaCCTCTCGTTGtccgtctgtttcctcaTCTTCGTCATCCGCGGCTGCGGCTGCTCGCTTCACTTCGTCTTCTAGAGTCCTTGCGCgcacaaagagagaagcgtctcGTCCGCAGCGTCCGCCTGCGGCGCAGGTCGCGAACTCTGTGAGCGGCTGTCATCGCAGCTCCCTGCAGTCTCTGCTGGCGTCTCCGGATTTTGCGTTGGCTGAGTTGAGTCGGAGAAACCGGGTGCCGAACCCAAAGGCGATCTCTCCCCTTCCCTTCCCGTATCTGAACGCGTCGCTCGCTTTGGCTGACGAGCGGAGCAGAGCAGAAGCTCCTTCACaccgacgaggagacgccggcgCCCGAGCGGAAGCCGGCTTCGCCCCCCAGGCTCCCGCCGCGAGTCTCAAAGACGAGGCGGAGCGGGGAGCCAGAATCCGAGACACCCAAACCTGGTGGGCCTGGGTGAAGAACAGCTTCTTGCCAAGAAGCACGAAGCGAAGCGAGAtccgagagacagcaggccccgaaaaaagagagggcgagaagccgaggacCGATGCAGGCTGGAAGCGACAAGACGCCTGCaacgcctcctcgtcttcctgggaaggagaacgcgacagaACCGACGGCTCGGCGAATGAAACGCCTCCCTCCCTGGGCATGACGCGCCCTTCGAACTTCCCCGAGAGCcccgcgtcctctctcctctcggtGCCGCAGCAGCGACCGCGTCCCGCgcttcgcgcatgcatcaTCGTGTGGGCAGACAACCGGGTGTATCGCGGAGAGACGTTTGCCTCTGCCGTCCGACACGGCTGTGGATACACTCTGTACGGAGGGACCGCGTCGGCCGCTGCGGCCTTCATCGAGAAGGAGCCGAGACGGTGCCTGCAGCGAGCTCacctcttctcgcgctccgcTGCCCAGGTCCTCGGCTTGTCAACGCCCCTCCTCGCGTTCAACGACTGGAGCGCGCTGGCCCTCCTCAAGGGTGTCGCAGGAACGCGCGACCTGCCTacggtgtacagacagccggCGCAGGCTGACCCTCtgctcctgcatgcgcgccagCCGCCAGTTTCGCAGTCGGACTGCCTCGCGCACCTGCGCCTGGTGACCGGGAAGGGTGGGACGGGGGGCGCCCGCGGCTGGGGCTTCGCTGGCCTGGAGACCTGGAGACGCCCGCAGGGAGGTTCGTCGCGGCGTCGGGGAGGCAGGCGgcgcagaaacggagagcgcgCCAGCGATCTCGAGGCTGCAGAGGATGccggaaggcgagagcgctCGTGGAGGGGCGCCGCGgccgaggaggaggagcagctggctgcggctctcgccgttctcgcgtctgcctctcctcgagTCCCTGCAGGGTACTGTGGCCACTGGGAGAAGGACCAGCGGTCCGGCTGGGGGGTCTTCGTGCGAGGGAATTCCGGACTCAAGTACGAAGGCTTCTGGCGAAACGACTGTCGAGAAGGACTGGGGATACAGACCCTCGCGCAGGGCGTCCGCTTCGTCGGCTGCTTCCGAGGCGGCGTCCGACATGGCAAGGGAGTTCTCTTCCAACCGAATGGAAGTCTCTACGCAGGCGAGTGGGAAAACGGATACGTGGTGAAGCAagagcttcttttcttcggcgctgtctctccagagacagccgatgcatgcgtcgacggCCGAGGGGCGACATGCGAGACGACGGGGACAGCGGCaaggctgcagagagagagatccaGAGGTTCCACAGGAGAACAgcacgaagaaaaaggaacggCGGGAACTTCTCGCGCAGGTAGTGCGTAccggaggcgaggcgagaaggcgctcGACGCTTCGGAGGCAAACACAAttcgaagaaggcgaccgcacagagagaacagagaaggagagcgggAGGGGCCAGAGGcggctgtctgtctctgcgcggAGACCGGATGTGGGgaacgacgagaagaagcgcgccATGCCGAGAGGCCTCTTCGGATGAAGTTTTCGCAGTCGATCTCCTCGCCGGTCATTGACAGCAGCGACCTGCCTTCGTCCTGGGatgagacagaggagagagaaaaggatgAGTCACCTATCATctcctggagagagaagagagaccgaTTGCGGACTGGCAGCCGAGCAGAGGCCAGCGGGGCGCGTCAGAAGCCTCGGTCTCTGCtgtcgtgcatgcagacgaaaaaTGTGCACAGATACACGTCGCcgggaacgcgagaagaggacctaaagagaaggcgacggaggagaagaagaacaggaggcgAAGGTGGACTCGCTTCCCCGCGTCACCGAGACGCCTCCaagaacaacagagaaaaagcgacaaaGTCCCAACCGGAAGGCACAGTTCCTTTTCAAACGAAACTatctttctcgtcttcctgcaTGTCTTCCTGcatgtcttcctcttcttcctcttcttcgtcgtcggcgCAGTCCCCACGACGCGGGAAGGGAAGAGCAGCGCATGTGGATTCTGTGTCTTGCGCTGTTGCATCAAATGGAGACTCGACCCCGAGACttctgccgccttcctctggaTCTTTGCCCTCTCGGACGTTTGTCTCTTCGGCAGCAGCAGCGTCTTCTGAGGAGATATCCGTCGAGCGTCACGGCGAAGCGCCGCGCTGTGTGAAACACAGCGCatgggcgaggagacgcaagGAGACCCAGGAGACTCAACGGTCTTTGTGTGGGGTGTCCGAGGAAGGAGGGACGCGTCAAACCGGCcgagagaagggagcagCGCCGCAGCGGAGTTCGAGTGGAGAGGGAAATCGGGAACGGAGTTCACCCAAacacaaaggagacagatcGTATCCCTTGCCGTTGAATGCAGCTTTTGGAGAGAAACCGACATTTTCAGTGTGCGATCCGCCCTCACAAAGTGGAGAAGCCAAGcgcgacgagagacagaagatgTTCGTGGATTTCCAACGCCAGATGGCCGAGGCGCGTCGCTTGTCGTCggcagctgcatgcgagga
This window of the Toxoplasma gondii ME49 chromosome VI, whole genome shotgun sequence genome carries:
- a CDS encoding Tyrosine kinase-like (TKL) protein (encoded by transcript TGME49_239130~Gene product name based on ToxoDB Community Expert Annotation. Predicted member of protein kinase group TKL, (PMID:22047078).) encodes the protein MDRRRTPVEKNGGAVDEENTKASGRQPQRKGRTNEKFSTQLDRQPPHSHALASTSSSSSSSSSSSSSSSSSSPCTSRCPSVSSSSSSAAAAARFTSSSRVLARTKREASRPQRPPAAQVANSVSGCHRSSLQSLLASPDFALAELSRRNRVPNPKAISPLPFPYLNASLALADERSRAEAPSHRRGDAGARAEAGFAPQAPAASLKDEAERGARIRDTQTWWAWVKNSFLPRSTKRSEIRETAGPEKREGEKPRTDAGWKRQDACNASSSSWEGERDRTDGSANETPPSLGMTRPSNFPESPASSLLSVPQQRPRPALRACIIVWADNRVYRGETFASAVRHGCGYTLYGGTASAAAAFIEKEPRRCLQRAHLFSRSAAQVLGLSTPLLAFNDWSALALLKGVAGTRDLPTVYRQPAQADPLLLHARQPPVSQSDCLAHLRLVTGKGGTGGARGWGFAGLETWRRPQGGSSRRRGGRRRRNGERASDLEAAEDAGRRERSWRGAAAEEEEQLAAALAVLASASPRVPAGYCGHWEKDQRSGWGVFVRGNSGLKYEGFWRNDCREGLGIQTLAQGVRFVGCFRGGVRHGKGVLFQPNGSLYAGEWENGYVVKQELLFFGAVSPETADACVDGRGATCETTGTAARLQRERSRGSTGEQHEEKGTAGTSRAGSAYRRRGEKALDASEANTIRRRRPHRENREGEREGPEAAVCLCAETGCGERREEARHAERPLRMKFSQSISSPVIDSSDLPSSWDETEEREKDESPIISWREKRDRLRTGSRAEASGARQKPRSLLSCMQTKNVHRYTSPGTREEDLKRRRRRRRRTGGEGGLASPRHRDASKNNREKATKSQPEGTVPFQTKLSFSSSCMSSCMSSSSSSSSSSAQSPRRGKGRAAHVDSVSCAVASNGDSTPRLLPPSSGSLPSRTFVSSAAAASSEEISVERHGEAPRCVKHSAWARRRKETQETQRSLCGVSEEGGTRQTGREKGAAPQRSSSGEGNRERSSPKHKGDRSYPLPLNAAFGEKPTFSVCDPPSQSGEAKRDERQKMFVDFQRQMAEARRLSSAAACEEWGTSEVAHFFACQGVPLALRELLVSQDVDGSALLQMQEEHLAEMGVHAWEDRRLLLSVAGILHKLKRRHAQRTLYASAEQLEQAQAVVATLEIPADEISIEGRVGEGGYSRVYRARWKYTRSLELEQQRQGLLQYQQDVQNYYAWVRQHAQNSTSSRFSGEAQKPKAGRSFAAPGCELAASSSSSVASSSESSLKDRTRTETDRLQSLRESRSSGRADGSQVEGRSLSDAAACKAAGSSVSPEFLPAVLFPNAFCLDPAGDGSLSASTSLAVSLAPQLPVTQPCPCMQAYPLPPPVPAFPQPRCCEGFASGSASFSGDMRVAVKVFRQRELRTLQRSFFSELSVLGRLTHPNIAMLLGVVSAPLYGLVTEYVPAGSLFDLLHVRRIPLSFSQVARFARDICHGMRYLHEQGVLHCDLKSPNVLLGRRGEIKLCDFGLATLIETAPDAADARCEDGERRDPAGGDAAAAQWGREARKPQLQEAHLGCVGTHHWMAPEVLRGEPFTAAADVYSFGMVLWEMVARKIPFEGMNSPAHIITAVGYGGASPVLSPSPPPLREILERCLSPSPQNRPSFAWCAQQLQSLYAANTLDVEVNLSTLLGLE